The genomic DNA atggcgacggcaaaatcaTCAAACTCAGgctttaaaacatcaaaaatgttcacaaaccaatgagtgacgtcaccatgacaacgtccTCTTCTTATGTTCAGTCTGTGGTCGTAACCGCCTCCTCTGCGCCCCCTGCAGGCTAAAACCGGCGTGGTGATGAACGTCATCGGGATCAGCTGCATCAGTCTGGCCATCAACAGCTGGGGTCACATGATCTTCGGCCTGGGCTCGTTCCCATCGTGGGCCAACGCCACCGCGCCCGCGTAGCGACCGACGACCTTCTGCCTCCACTTCCTCTTCAGGGTTCAAAACGTCTCCAcagatgtttctgttgttttcattcTGCTGCTTGTGGCTGccggttctggttctggttctagttttagttctggttctggttctggttctggttctggttctggttctggttctagttttagttctggttctggttctacttctggttctggttctggttctggttctagtTCTGGTTCTAGTTCTGGTTCTAGTTCTGGTCCTGGTTCGGAGCCGGCAGGAACTTCATCAGGACGTTTGGAGCTTCTCGCTGctgatgttttgttgtcaaAGCTCCACTGAAAGACCCGTTTTTAGCAGAAACATTGACTTTTACAACATGTTTGCATTTTGAGTCATTTCTacttttccatctttttctctgAACATTAAGCTACTGTCAATCAggtgtttcaaattaaaagctctAAACTATGTCATTTGAGCTGCTGAaagacttttaatttgaaacatttgtgattacagtatattaaaccaaagatattcagttcatAATATTGAATTAATGCTGTGAAGAAATGATATTGAATTGATTAAACATGGAGGATTAGTTCACATCAATAGCGAAAGAAAACAGGGAGgataaaacatcattaaaatatgattataaATGAGTGGAAGTATAGTATAAGTATAGCAATATAGTCTAATATCTGAGTTCCTCTTTAAAACTAGAAACCTTCTCCATAACATTTAGATAAAACCTTGAAGAGGTAGTTATGATTACTAAAACTAATAAAAGATGTTAATCATTATTTGTTCTTTGGTGGGgactttatttacagatattaTTTGGAAAGTGACTCCAGATCAGTGGACAtgccttttctctttctgcaaCAGCTCTTATCTTAACTGGAATTATATTAAGTAAGATTAAATATactatatgttttgtattttttttctatttaaacatACTTGTTTGTATTGAGTAacgtgtgagtgagtgaatgtgatATCTGTACATACTTTAACCTCCAGAGTTTTGTACCATCGTATTGCTAACAGTTTTATTTggtgttaataaaaaaagaaacgtgtGACAACAAACCTTTGATTGAGTGATTAAAGCAGAAATACTGCAAAATACTGCACAGCCACAGATTTGTACTCACATATTAAGCTACCGTTAACTCTTTAATAATGGCTGCAGTGAAAAACAGAACTTTAACTGCtttaactacatttatatacttttactttggtaacattttgaattcaggacttaagataagataagataagataagataagataagataagataatcctttattagtcccgcagcggggaaaagataaaagataaaagataaaaataaaaaatgaaaataaaaaaaacaagtattataaataagcaataaaaaacagtagaaaatcaacaataactgaaatataatatttacagactttTACTAgtagtggagtatttttttgacagtgtttcattagtacttttactgcagtgcAGGATTCTTCTActgttgttttacattaataaatgagtgatgaatgatttattgtgttatgtatcatatttgtattaaagTTAGTGATTCCTGTGTGAAGCCAACCGGTTTGATCTAAGAACTGTTGTAGTCAAATGTCTCCCTCTAGCGGCCACAGCGCGAACAGCAGCTGCCGTAAACCGCCGTAAATTGTCGTAAAGCAGCAGTGCTGATTTCCGGCAAACACAGCTTCTCCGTTTTGATTTGGCAGATCAGAGAAGCAACACAGAGCACCGCGCAGACGTTCATCTGTTCTCACATCAGGTCAGCGGGTCAGATCCTCACAGAGACTGAGACCGGCTGCTGCTTCACGACAGCGTCTGCCTCCAGCCGTCGTCATGGAAACAGGTGAGCAGCCGAGAGAGCAGCTAGCCGaggagctaacgttagctcaaaGCTAGCTCCTCAGTTAGCTTTGAGCTAACGGATCACCTGCTCATTCATACACATGTGGAGCTGACTGCTGAACACGTGATGGTGGTTCTGGTGGTTCTGGGGGTTCTGGGTGGTTCTGGTGGTTCTGGGTGGTTCTGGTGGTTCTAGTGGTTCTGGTGGTTCTAGTGGTTCTGGTGGTTCTGGTGGTTCTGGTGGTTCTGGTGGTTCTGGTGGttctgtgttaatgtgtgtcgTTGTGTCTTCTGGTCCAGAGGAGCAGACCAGGAACCGGTTCCAGTCTGAACTGGAGTTCATTCAGTGTCTGGCGAACCCGAACTACCTCAACTGTGAGTGAAGCTGTTTCTGTTAGAGCAGCTattcccttcttcctcctcttcctcttcttcttcctcctcttcttcctcttcttcctcttcttcttcctcctcttcttcctcttcttcttcttcctccttcttcttcctcttcttcctcttctcttcttctcctcctcttcttctctttcttcctcttcctctcttcttcctctcttctcttcccccacttcctcctcttccttcctcctcctcttctcctcctcttcttcttctcctctcttcctccttctcctcttcctcctcctccttcttcctcctcccccccacttcctctttctccccttcttcctcctcgtcctcctccctcttcttcctcctctcaatcccccttctcctcttcctcctcctcctacttcctctttcccctcttcctcctcgtcctcctccctcttcttcctcctcttcttcttcctcttcttccttttcttcctcctcctcctcctcctccctcctccctcccccctcttcctcctcccctcctcctcctcctcctcctcttcctctcctcctcctcccctcaggtgtcctcactgctcctcctgTTGGAGCCCTTCatgaaggagcagcagctgaaaTATAACGTTTTCTTTTGAACgtattttatgtattcattgtttatattttcataaatctGAACGTtgtgtctgtttcctgtttcctgtttcctgtctgtgtgtccagtTCTGGCTCAGAGAGGATTCCTGAGGGAGAAACCCTTCATCAACTACCTGAAGTACCTGCTGTACTGGAAGGAGCCCGAGTACGCCAAGTTCCTCAAGTACGACAGCTTCACTGCCTCAGTGAGACGAGacgagatgagatgagatgagatgagatgagagatgagatgagacaGTCATTTTTTagagacgcttttatccaaagcgacttacaggaagtaagatgagatgagatacgATGAGATAAGAcgagataagatgagataagatgagatgagataagacGAGacgagatgagatgagatacgATAAGATGAGctaagatgagatgagatgagactTCATTAGTCACGCAGCAGCGCTTTGATGTTGTCGACCAATCACAGACCAGCTGTGAACGCATCGAAGCACAAGCGTCCTGATGTCTTTGAACGCATCGGTGTGTCTCACTGTtgtccatcatcatcatcatcatcatcatcatcatcatcatcatcatcatcatcatcactctgtagtttaacacacaaacactcactagagcaccaaatgtagattcatccgccgctgaaaatagtccccaacaaagtcactatattaataatataatagtgtTTACTCAATGTAGACTTTgacttctcctcttcttcttcatctccctcctcctcttcttcctcccaccctcctcctcgtcatcttcttcctcttcctcctcttcttcctctccctcatccccctcctcctcctcttcctcctcttcttcccacCCTCCTTGTCatattcttcctcttcttcttcctcctcttcttctttctcttcctcttcctccccctctccttcttcctcctcttccccctcctcctcctcttcctctccttcctcctccttttcctcctctcgcTCTCCTTTCCcatcctgctcctcttcttcctcctcttcctcccaccctcctcctcgtcatcttcttcctccctcttcctcctcttcttgttcttgttctttcttcttcttcttcttcctcctcttcctcctccctcctcctcctcctcctcctcctcttcttcctcctcctcctcctcctcctcctcctcctcctcctcctcctccccccccctcctcctcctcaggtaTCCTCACTGCCTGCACAtgttggagctgctgcagtACGAGCACTTCAGGAAGGAGCTGGTGAACGCTCAGTGCACTAAGTTCATAGACgagcagcagctgctccacTGGCAGCATTACTCCCGGAAACGGACCCGTCTGCAGCAGGCGCTCGCCGAGCAGCAGCCgccgcagcagcagccgccgccGCACGGGAACGCCGCCGCCAAGTGATGGGGTCGCTGGAGTACTGTGGGGGGCGGAGCTCCACAGATATCTATCTGTGTGGATGTTCCAAAGAgacaatgttcttttttcttcacttttacaTGAACAGATAAACATTCTTCATTCAGATCCCTGTGATGTGACCGGAGAGGGACGTTTAACGGGGAACATCAGCTCTTCAACGCTCTGtggtatataatataatatcatatacaaatatattatattattatatattttatataatataatatcatatacaaatatattatattattatatattttatataatatcatatatatatacatatataaatatattatattattatataatatatttatatataatatataaatatattatattatatatttatatataatatatatataaatatattatatacaaatatattatatatactatattattattgtatagtaatctatatttattaatattacattgcaatataaaatattatataatttaatataaaataattaattataatatataatatatattatatta from Anoplopoma fimbria isolate UVic2021 breed Golden Eagle Sablefish chromosome 24, Afim_UVic_2022, whole genome shotgun sequence includes the following:
- the med31 gene encoding mediator of RNA polymerase II transcription subunit 31 isoform X2, with the protein product METEEQTRNRFQSELEFIQCLANPNYLNFLAQRGFLREKPFINYLKYLLYWKEPEYAKFLKYPHCLHMLELLQYEHFRKELVNAQCTKFIDEQQLLHWQHYSRKRTRLQQALAEQQPPQQQPPPHGNAAAK
- the med31 gene encoding mediator of RNA polymerase II transcription subunit 31 isoform X1, which encodes MCVVVSSGPEEQTRNRFQSELEFIQCLANPNYLNFLAQRGFLREKPFINYLKYLLYWKEPEYAKFLKYPHCLHMLELLQYEHFRKELVNAQCTKFIDEQQLLHWQHYSRKRTRLQQALAEQQPPQQQPPPHGNAAAK